From the Hordeum vulgare subsp. vulgare chromosome 1H, MorexV3_pseudomolecules_assembly, whole genome shotgun sequence genome, the window TGTGATAGTGGCATGCCCTATTTTTTCAGCTTTGGGGGCATTTTTTTGGACTCGAAAAGGCTGAAGATGAAACAAACAACTATTTTAGAGTTTGCTAGACTATGTGTCTTCATATTAACGGCACGACTTTCAAACGAATTTCAAACGTAAATTTACATTGAAACATAGAGGCATGATGGTTAATCTCCGTGAGGATTGCTCCATATCTCCTTCGAGCTTTCGTATTAATGTCTGagacgacttgttggcaatccgAAGCAATGATGATGTTCTGGATGTTCAAATATTCTGCAAGAGAGAGGGCCTCTCGGCAAGCCAAGGCTTTTAAAGTGGTCGGGTCAAGAATCCCTTCAACTACCAGTGCTGAGCTCCCCATATAATTTCCCGAGCCATCCCTGCATACTGCCGCAGTCGAACCACCTCTGTCGGGCAGTACTCTTGCATCAACATGGATCTTGCAAAACCCCACTGGTGGCTTACTTTGTTTGGGTCGTGGGCCCTGTGACATAGGCGTGATCTGACGGTTGTTAATGTGGTTATCGTGGCAGATGCCAAGTTCTTCGATGAATTGGTTTATAAAATAGTGTGTAGCCtgagggctttggaaaattgcttCATGTATAGCCTTGTGTCGGGCGTACCAAATGGACCAAAGTGTACCCGTCATGAGGACGAACTATTCATGCGATAGCAATTCCTTCAAAGTGAACAACCATTGTTTGGCATTTGGCTCTGTTGTTGTTATGATTTTATGTGCTAAATCCTCGTCTGATAGTGCCCACACACTCCTCGACGTTGTACACTCTACCAATGAATGACGCCATGAATCTGGGACGCCACACATTCCGCAAAGACTTGAATCAACCATATGACGATGAGCCCTGGCATCATTTGTTGGTAGTGAGTGTTTTGAAAGCCTCCGAAGGAACATACGAACCTTCACTGGGACTTCTGTTTTTCACAATGATTTCCATGCTCCTTCTTTCGCAGACGAGCTAGATGGACCAGTTGAACCTTCTAGCCACGCCTCCCTTCGTTGCCTGGTTGCAACCAACATTTTTATGCTGATTTAACAGAAAACATACAGTGTTTCTCATAATGCCATGACCAGAAATCGGGCAGGTTCCGAGTGCACAAGGAAATACCCAATATCACATGTGCATCCATCGGCATAAAAGTTGATTGTACTCTCCGTCTATCCCATGAAGTTGTTGCATTGATTATAAGCTCAGACACTAAAACAGGGGGTACGGCACAATGCACCCATATGGCCGAAGCATTTCATACCTTGGCAGCCAGTTATGTGCCCAAATGTTAGTTGATGTTCCATTGCCAATTCGCCTTATCAGGCCTTGCTTGAGCGCATCTCTACCTTCCACAATTGTTCTCCATACCTGGCTCGAATGCCCACCCAACTCAGCCTCAAGAATGTCTGTGTAAGGGCGATACATGCTTTTTAGAACACGAGCACTTAGAGTCTTGAGATTTTGCAACAGGCGCTAGGCCTGCCTAGCTAGCGTCGCAAGGTTGAATATTTCGAAATCCTTGAAACCCAGGCCTCACATGCCTTTGGGTTGTGTCATTACTTTCCGGGTTTATGCTTTCCATCCTTACATACCCACAAGAACTTATTGATTAACATATTTAGGTGTTCACGCAGGCCTCTTAGCAGCTTGAAAGCCATCGAAAACACTGGCAGATCCTGGGCTACTGATTTAACAAGAATTTCCTTGCATGTCGATGACATGGTGTTCTCTATCCAGCCCTCCACCTTACTACAAAGACTATCCTTAAGGTATTTAAAAGCACCATTCTTTGATTTGCCAATGTCAGAAGGCATCCCCAAGTACTTCTCATTCAAAGTTTCATTACGAACAATCAAAATATCTTTGATTTCACGCCTCACCGAGTCTGGCACTCCCTTGCTAAAGTAAATCGATGATTTTGAGTAATTTATTCGATGCCCCGTTGCCTGACAGTAAGTATCCAAAGCATGGTACACCTCATTAGCCCCCTCATTGTTTGCCTTGAAAAACAGCAGGCTGTCATCAGCAAATAGTAGATGGTTCACTAGTGGTGCCGAAGGTGCTACCCGTAAACCATGTAAATTGGATGACTCACTCTTAGATTTCAACAGGCACGAAAGGCCCTCTGCTGCTAGCAAGAACAAATACGAAGATATCGGGTCCCCTTGTGTGATTCCCCGTGAAGGTATGAATTGTTGAAGCCTCTTCCCATTAAACATTAGTGAGAGTTTTACTGTAGTTACCACACTCATGACAATGTCCACCCACATGTGGGTGAAACCCAACAATCCATGAACGTCCACATGACCAGTGTATGCCGGCCCAGTAGGTCGGCCTACAAAGAGCCCATAAAGTATAGGGAGTGTGTGATCCGATGTGGCGTTGCTCACGCGGAACCATTCGGCGTGTGGCTAACCTGGCAATCCCTATCAACAGCTCGAGGCCCAGAACCCCCAGCATCCGCCTCCTCTCCCAGCGATGGCttccgccgccatggccgcctctTCCAGAGCCTTTTTCCGTCcgcatcgcctcctcctcctccctgaccctcgccgtcgccgccacctcTCCGCCAGTGCTGTGGCTTCAGCGAACGCCGCAGCCACGACCGTCCGGCGCAGAGTAGTGGACGTTCTCCGGGAGCGCGGGCTCGTGGAGGCGACCACCTCCGAGGCGCTCGGTTCGTCCTCGGCAGCTTCTGGGGAGCAGCAGCAGCTCAAGGTTTACTGCGGCTTCGACCCCACGGCCGAGAgcctgcatctcggcaacctcctCGGCCTTGTCGCGCTCTCCTGGTTCCGTCGCTGCGGCCACACCGCCGTCGCGCTCGTCGGTGGAGCGACCGGCCGCGTCGGAGATCCCTCCGGAAAAAGCGCCGAGCGCCCTGAGCTAGACCTCGCCGCCGTGGTCGCCAACTCTGACGCGATCAAGTCGCTCATCGCTCAGATCCTCAGCCGCGCTCCCGAACCATCTCATCACGCCCAATCTGGTAAAAGCGCGATTTTGGAAAAACATGAAGATGCTCTGGCCAAATCTGGCCAGGGTTTATCAGAGGAATCGGGCAATGTGGGGGAAAGTATGGGCTCCTTTGTTATATTGGATAACTACGACTGGTGGAAGGACATCACATTGCTTGATTTCCTCAAGGAGGTGGGCAAGTTCGCTCGTGTCGGGACGATGATTGCCAAGGAGAGTGTGAAGAAGCGGCTCAATTCAGAGGATGGCATGAGCTACACTGAGTTCACCTACCAGCTTCTCCAGGGATATGACTTCCTGTACATGTTCAAGAACATGGGTGTCAATGTGCAGATTGGGGGTAGTGATCAGTGGGGAAACATCACCGCGGGTACCGACTTGATCCGGAAAATTCTCCAGGTTGAGGGAGCGCACGGTCTGACATTCCCACTCTTGCTAAAGAGTGATGGAACCAAGTTTGGAAAGACGGAGGACGGGGCGATTTGGCTCTCGTCGAAGATGCTCTCCCCTTACAAGTTCTACCAGTACTTTTTCTCAGTCCCGGATGTTGATGTCGTAAGGTTTATGAGAATCCTTACATTCTTGAGCTTGGATGAGATTCATGAGTTGGAAGAATCGATGAAGAAGCCTGGCTATGTGCCAAACACGGTTCAAAGGAGGCTTGCAGAAGAGGTGACACTCTTCGTCCATGGCCAGGAGGGACTGGAGGAAGCCTTGAAGGCAACTGAAGCCTTGCGGCCTGGGGCACAGACACAGTTGGACTCACAAACAATCGAGGGAATAGCAGATGATGTACCATCCTGTTCTTTACCATACGACCAAGTATTGAAGTCTCCCCTGGTTGATCTGGCCGCCTCTACGGGTTTGCTAGCAAGCAAGTCAGCGGTTAGGCGGCTTATAAAGCAGGGTGGTCTATACTTGAATAACAAGAAGATCGATAGTGAGGATAAGTTGGTTGAGGAAGGTGATATAGTTGACGGGAAGGTGCTACTGCTATCTGccggaaagaagaacaagatgGTTGTGCGAATATCTTAATTGTTCTGATATGTTTGTGTCTAATTTTTTGCTGGCGAGGATAAAAAGTTACAGCATGAGCCCTGTATTCAGATTAGCTGTCAGTGAACATACATATTGCTTTACTGGAAATGCTACACCAATAATTCGATCACAATATTTTGCTTGCTCTTGGCTGTTGCGAGCGTCATTGCCCCTTCAGTATCGTGTGTTTGTTATTTGTTTGTAAGTTTCCTGACATTTTGTTAACTCTTTGTCGATTTTCTTAACATTTAAATTTGGATAGTTAGTGTCAATTTTTATGTCAAGATATTTGGATGGAGCAATCCTTACACATTCAGTGTCTCTAAACAACCACTCCCTCTATCTCAAAATAAGTCTCATCTTTCgtacaactttatactaaagttagtacaaagttgtgaTACTTAATTTTTAGGGCGGAGGGAGTATGTGGTGACATTAATGAAAGAACTATTCTTTCGACATTTAAGCATAGGTAGCAAACTGAGAAACACATACTACTACTATATTAAAGGTTAGACTAGACCAAATTATGTGTAAACTAATGTGCGCGTGATATGTGCCCATGTAAGTTGTAGATGTAGGTTGCTGAGACATCATCAATCACTCTGGTTGTTGATACGAATTTCCTAATAGTCTGCTTCTTGCCCTGGAATCATTGGTACCTTCTTGCCACGGGCTTAAGGGGAGCTCAACCTGTTGAATATAAAAGTTGCACTGGAGGTACGCTTGGATACCAACAGATAAAAGGCTTTGCGTGAAACAAATGATGTATGGCATGTATTTTGGAGTGTTTTTTCATTTACTTGTGGATTGAGCTAGTTTATTTTCTGTATTACATACAAAGTGCaaaggttttttttttttttttgaagacACAAAGTGCATAAGGTTGCAGTGCACGGATTGTTGGATTCCTGAAGAATATACTCGGGTGATTTGTACAAAAGCTACAAATGAAACACTGTAGGCACCCTTTGTTTCCAAAGTTAAGACGCCCTGTTGAGTCGATTTAAACTGCCAAAACCTCAAATAACTACAAGCAACCataccaaaaaaaaaaaaatatcGGCGGGTGAATTCGTATAAGCGGCTGCTTGAAaatagtttgtttgtgtttgagtTTGTGCCTGACCGTGACCAGCAGCAGGTCGCTGGAAACGGAGATGAGACGGCGGTTGGTCTGATCTCCGATGGTTGCTTGTTTCCCGCACCAACACAACAAGCAACCACCCGCCTGTCCCCCTCCAAtccaaacccccccccccaaaaaaaaaacaTTAGGGTAGTAGTGTATTCCTCTTGGCTTGTCTCGGCCGGAGTCCTCTCCACTCCACGCAACGCAgacaggaggagtaggaggagaggagaaaccCCTGcgcaagaaagaaagaaagaaacaaagaaaccAAAGGCGGTCGAGTCCTTGACCAGCACAGAACCAACCTCGATTCCTACCCCGTGGCCTTGTTTTTATCCAACGACCACGCCTTCTGGTGCGTGCAAACTCCATCCAACGAGCTCGGACATGGCGAAGCCACGCCGGAGTAGATTCGCTTTCGCTGGGTATGCCTTCGTCATCCTTGCCCTTTTTCTCTGTTCCCTGTAGAAACTTGAAGCTGCCGCAGCACTGTCGTTCTCTGGTATCATGGAAGCTACCTGTTCTTGCCAGGTGCGGATGCTTCGGAGGAGGCCAGGCTCGGGGTAAGGTGGCGGAGGTAAGGAAGGAAATTGCTGTAACTATGGTTTCCGTCCAAATTGAGCTGGTGATGTGTTCGCTCCGCATGGAGCATTGGAGCTGAGACGATTCATGGTTGTGGTGGTGCAGGATGAGTACCCGGTGAAGCTGCACATCTACGATATCAGTCGGGGGATGGCACGGCAGCTCTCCACGACGGTGCTCGGCAAGGCCATCGAGGCCGTCTGGTGAGCGTCCTTGAATCAtgcaaaatctttttcttcttcccgaccatCAGGAAATTGGAATAGGATTTTCTTTTCCTACATTTTTTCTTGAGGGATTATTTCCCTATAATTAATAAGCCCCATGCATACATGCACATCTCGCCGTACCAAAGTTTTTAACATAAAAGTTCTTTTAGGAGATTATTAGACGGTCTGCTAATTCACTGATAGTGTCTGACTTGGTTGGCTACATATATATGGCGTTTTTGACATGTCAACAAAAGTTTATctcgagtctcctttgaataattTTTAGACAGCCTGCTCGTTCGTCTGAGAATTGTCAAGTGGACTCTGCAGACTTAGGTCTATAACAGGACCTTAGCTTCCAATAGAAATTACAGTTGAATTCCGCAAACCCTAGATTTCTGGCCACATCTGCAGTCTTGATTCTCTGTGTTTACATGCATCTACTCAATGCAGGCTAATTATGCAGTTGTAACCTCTGTCGAATTTATATAGATCAATAAATTTAGGTGCACCATTCTGTTTCATACCTACAGGACTCCAGTAAATTTATTACACAATCACCTAAAGGAAATGCAATTGAGCAGATTTTATACCCATTGCCACAAAGCAATTTTTCTTGACCCCA encodes:
- the LOC123430775 gene encoding tyrosine--tRNA ligase, chloroplastic/mitochondrial produces the protein MASAAMAASSRAFFRPHRLLLLPDPRRRRHLSASAVASANAAATTVRRRVVDVLRERGLVEATTSEALGSSSAASGEQQQLKVYCGFDPTAESLHLGNLLGLVALSWFRRCGHTAVALVGGATGRVGDPSGKSAERPELDLAAVVANSDAIKSLIAQILSRAPEPSHHAQSGKSAILEKHEDALAKSGQGLSEESGNVGESMGSFVILDNYDWWKDITLLDFLKEVGKFARVGTMIAKESVKKRLNSEDGMSYTEFTYQLLQGYDFLYMFKNMGVNVQIGGSDQWGNITAGTDLIRKILQVEGAHGLTFPLLLKSDGTKFGKTEDGAIWLSSKMLSPYKFYQYFFSVPDVDVVRFMRILTFLSLDEIHELEESMKKPGYVPNTVQRRLAEEVTLFVHGQEGLEEALKATEALRPGAQTQLDSQTIEGIADDVPSCSLPYDQVLKSPLVDLAASTGLLASKSAVRRLIKQGGLYLNNKKIDSEDKLVEEGDIVDGKVLLLSAGKKNKMVVRIS